The region TTACGACAAGGACTTTTATCTCATTGACATTAACAATGACGGATTGGAACTGCTTCAGACCTCACGAGAACAAATCATCGGGAAGCATATTACTGAAGTTTCGCCCGACATAAAAACTTCACAGCGTTACATTCTCTATAAAGAAGTAATACGGACGGGAAAATCAATTGCCGTTGACGAAGCCATACAAAATCCTGGTTTCGGAACTTTATTTTTTCGCATCAAAGCATTTAAAGTAAATGGCGGATTAGGAGTGACAGTGAAAAACATCACCGATTTAAGAAACGCTATTGACGAATTGAAAACCTTAATCTATAAATTATCACACAACATTCGGACACCCATCGCAAACATACTTGGACTTTTCAACATTCTGGACAAAGAAGTAAAAGACCTTGACACTGCTTTCCATTTTTTCAAAATAATTAAAGAGCGAACCGAATTCCTTGACACAATCGTTCTCCGACTTGTTGAGACAATGAGCGTTCGGGACGGACATTTGAACATTGAAGAAATTGACTTCAATAAGACAATAAATAAAGTTCTCCAGACGGTTTCTCATATGAAAGGTTTTGACAAAATTAAGTTTGAGACAATTGTAAATGTTAAACAAATATTTTACAGCGACAGCTTATTGCTCAATTTCCTGTTCCAAAACATTATTGAGAACGGCATTAAATACAAAAAGGAAAATACGAATGAAGCATTTATTAAAATCAGCGTGACAGATGAGCCGACTGGAATTAAAATTATCATTGCCGACAATGGAATAGGCATTACAGACAATTTACAAAAAGACATTTTCAAAATGTTTTTCCGAGCGACAGACAAAGCAACGGGACAAGGCATCGGTCTTTATACAGTAAAGCAATCAATTAAAAAACTTGGCGGCTACATCGTGCTGGACAGCAAAGCAGACATCGGGACAACTTTTACTATTTATGTTCCAAATGCAAAAGAGGACGAATAAAATCTGCTGCTAACAGCGGGCGTGCGCAATGCGGGTTTACTTTTTGAAAAAATGTTTTCAGTATTTAATTATATTTGTGCTGGCGGACAGCGAAGTGCTTTTTAATCCCGCACTTCGCACGCCCGCGGAACGTTATGCCCAATGCAAAAGACAAAAAAAACATTGACACAGTTGACAAAATATCTTCTCATCGGACTGACACTTTTTTTCTTTTCTCTTTCTGCGTTTGGACAGCAGAGCAAACCCGACTCCCTCTTACTCTTACTCAAAAAAGCCAAAGAGGATACAAATAAAGTAATGGTGCTTAGTGCTCTGTGCAATGAATACCGTATAGCCAGCGATTTTGGTAAATCACACGAGTTCGGCACACAAGCATTATCACTTTCCAAAACGCTTAAATGGAAAAAGGGAGAAGCCAATGCTTACAATAACCTCGGGTACCTTAATATTTACGAAGACGATTACGCACAAGCGATGATAAATTCACTTGCTGGCTTGAAACTATCAGAAGAAAATGATGACAAAAAAAACATTGCCTTCTCGTATAGTAATATAGGTTATGTTTATCAAATGCAAAAAAACAATGATGACGCTCTTAAATACTTTTTAGACGCTTTAGAAATCAGAAAGAAGTTGGGGGATAAATATGATATAGGTTTTTCCTACAGCTATTTGGGTAATTTTTTCTCTTCACTTGGCAATATTGAAGAAGCAATGAAATATCATTTGCTTGCTTTAAATATCAGAAAAGAAACGGGAGATAAACGAAGCATTGCGGACTCCTATCTTCTAATTGGTAGTTTATACAGTAATCAAAAGGATTATGACAAAGCATTGGAGAATTGTTATAGTGCACAACGGATGTATGAAGAAATTAATGACAAGCGCAGATTAACAGAAACATATACCGAACTTGGAGTACTTTTTGTCGAAGAAAATAAGTTTGCCCAAGCAGAAAAAATGCTGAAGAAAGCACTGACCTATGGGCTACAAATTGGGAACAAAGAAAAGTTACAGGAAATTTATTCTACATTATCGGCATTATATGTCAAACAGCAGAACTATAAAATGGCGTATTCTTATCATATGTTGTACTCCGAAATGAAAGACTCGCTTAACAAACTTAATGTGACAACAAAAATTGCTAATCTTCAAAATCAATATCAAAAAGAGAAAGAAGAAAAAATCAGAAAATCAGAAGAAGAAAAGAAAGAAGTGGTATACAAAGCGGAAATTAAACAGCAAAAAATAATTATTTACTCTGTTTCGGGAGGTTTAGTGTTAATATTCTCATTGGCATTTTTTATTTTCAGAGGATACAGGCAAAAACAAAAAAGCAATTTGTTTTTAGCAGACAAAAATAAAATCATCGAAGAAAAAAACAAAGACATTACCGACAGTATTAATTACGCTAAAAGAATACAACAAGCAAAACTCCCAAAGAGAAAAGAAATTTATTCAGTATTTCCAGACAGTTTTGTTTTATTTAAACCAAAAGATATCGTGAGCGGTGACTTTTATTACTTCCACAAAAATGACAAATCTGTCTTCATTGCTTCGGTTG is a window of Bacteroidota bacterium DNA encoding:
- a CDS encoding tetratricopeptide repeat protein is translated as MQKTKKTLTQLTKYLLIGLTLFFFSLSAFGQQSKPDSLLLLLKKAKEDTNKVMVLSALCNEYRIASDFGKSHEFGTQALSLSKTLKWKKGEANAYNNLGYLNIYEDDYAQAMINSLAGLKLSEENDDKKNIAFSYSNIGYVYQMQKNNDDALKYFLDALEIRKKLGDKYDIGFSYSYLGNFFSSLGNIEEAMKYHLLALNIRKETGDKRSIADSYLLIGSLYSNQKDYDKALENCYSAQRMYEEINDKRRLTETYTELGVLFVEENKFAQAEKMLKKALTYGLQIGNKEKLQEIYSTLSALYVKQQNYKMAYSYHMLYSEMKDSLNKLNVTTKIANLQNQYQKEKEEKIRKSEEEKKEVVYKAEIKQQKIIIYSVSGGLVLIFSLAFFIFRGYRQKQKSNLFLADKNKIIEEKNKDITDSINYAKRIQQAKLPKRKEIYSVFPDSFVLFKPKDIVSGDFYYFHKNDKSVFIASVDCTGHGVPGAFMSMIGSEKLDDALAHSADTSEILSHLNKGIKSSLRQTDSDESTRDGMDIALCSVDTDTRVVKYAGANRPLWLIRNGQTVVEEIKATKKAIGGFTEDSQHFDTHEIKFEQGDTFYISTDGFADTFGGAEQKKVTTKRFKEILLSIQDKSLKEQEHHLDNFIEEWKGGTEQVDDILVIGVRL
- a CDS encoding PAS domain-containing sensor histidine kinase, with the protein product MTTDDSKLRSVFFDYAAVPFFLYDKDFYLIDINNDGLELLQTSREQIIGKHITEVSPDIKTSQRYILYKEVIRTGKSIAVDEAIQNPGFGTLFFRIKAFKVNGGLGVTVKNITDLRNAIDELKTLIYKLSHNIRTPIANILGLFNILDKEVKDLDTAFHFFKIIKERTEFLDTIVLRLVETMSVRDGHLNIEEIDFNKTINKVLQTVSHMKGFDKIKFETIVNVKQIFYSDSLLLNFLFQNIIENGIKYKKENTNEAFIKISVTDEPTGIKIIIADNGIGITDNLQKDIFKMFFRATDKATGQGIGLYTVKQSIKKLGGYIVLDSKADIGTTFTIYVPNAKEDE